The sequence GTGTTTTTTTCTCCTTCTGTACCTTGACAAGGGTTACCTAAAGAAGTCCAAGGTCCTAATGGATGATCAGCCACAGCAGATCTTGCTGCATTTGGTTTCCATCCCGTCAGCCCAGAAGTAATCATATAGTATTTTTCTCCTTTTTTGAAGATTGCAGGAGCTTCGTTACATTGCCCTTCAAGTGCTCTTGTATATTTCCCTGTAAAATCTTGGTAATTATCCGTTAATTCAGCGATATGTAAAGTAGTATTTTCTTCAGAAGAAAAAATATGATACGCCTTACCATCAACATCAACATAGAGCGTCATATCTCTTGCCATTTGTCCTTTTTGAAGATCACGCTGAAGAAAAACACCTTCAGCAGCGACATTAAAATATTCTTTAGACCATTTTTTTATACTCTCTAAATTGTAATTTTTAGTTTTTAAACTATCAGGGTAATCTATTGGCCAAATTCCACTATTTGGGTTTACACTTTTAAGGTATTGATAAGGCCCTGTGATCTGATCACTTACCGCAACACCCGTCATAGCAGCTTTATACCCTTGCCCTTTTAATTCATGATGAAACCACATCACAAATTGCTTATTTTTAGCATTGTAAATCACTTTTGGACGTTCAATAACACAACCTTTGATCAGTAAAGAAGTAGTATCATTACTCACAGAAAGTGCAATTCCTTCGTCTTTCCAATTGTATAAATCTTTAGAAGAATAACAATGAACACCCACCTGTGCAGTATTGCC is a genomic window of Flammeovirga pectinis containing:
- a CDS encoding glycoside hydrolase family 43 protein, with the protein product MRYSLIISLMFLFSCQEKVSKFIPAEKWLDNNGVHINAHGGGILDHENTYYWFGEHKVDGKIGNTAQVGVHCYSSKDLYNWKDEGIALSVSNDTTSLLIKGCVIERPKVIYNAKNKQFVMWFHHELKGQGYKAAMTGVAVSDQITGPYQYLKSVNPNSGIWPIDYPDSLKTKNYNLESIKKWSKEYFNVAAEGVFLQRDLQKGQMARDMTLYVDVDGKAYHIFSSEENTTLHIAELTDNYQDFTGKYTRALEGQCNEAPAIFKKGEKYYMITSGLTGWKPNAARSAVADHPLGPWTSLGNPCQGTEGEKNTTFQSQSTFILPVEGKEDTYIFMADRWMPENAIDGRYIWLPIEFEEDKPVLKWQNEWHF